A segment of the Nitrospina gracilis 3/211 genome:
CGACAGGGATTATGTCGATGTGTACCTCGTCCACTGGCCGGGAACGTTTTTCAACTCGCCGGAAAAATCACGCAAGCTGTGCGAAATCATGCAGGCACTCAAAGACAGCGGCAAAGCCCGCACCGTGGGGCTGTCCAATTTCGATTCCACCGACCTGCAACTTCTTGGTGACCGTGCCGGCACGTTTACGATCAACCAGATTCCCTACAATTTGTTGCAACGCGAATACGAGGGTCGGACGCTGGATGCCTGCAAGCAGAACAAGATCGGGTACATGATTTATTCCCCCACCGCACGGGGACTTTTGGCGGGACGCACCGATGCTGCCGCGCGCAAGGCACCCACACGCCGGGAATATTACCTGTACCAGGAACCGTATTTTTCGAATTCCAAACCCGTTCGGGAAGAAGTGGAAGCCATCGCCCAGGAGTTGAACACCGCACCGGTGAATGTCAGCCTGGCCTGGGTGCTGGCACAGGACAACGTGGTGACGGCGGTGGTCGGTTCCAAAAAATCCGAGCAGATCAGGGAGTTCGCCCAGGCGGGCGACCTCATATTATCGCCGGGCCACATGCAACGGCTGATGGAAGCGAGCGGCCGCTTTCATGCCGCCAGTAAAATCGCCTGAAATCACCTGTCGGACGCCATATCATCCAACGGGAGAAAGCCTCTAACACCATGACTGAAGACTGGGACGACCCGCCTGAAAGCGAGGGCATCACCCGGGGGCCGGAAGAAGCCCTGGAACGTGAAATCGCCCGGTCGAAAGCGCTTAAAGTGGAGCGCCTGCAGTTGCGTGACCAGGTGGCCACCCTGCAGAAAGAGGTGGAGCAACTGACCGCGGAAAACCGGAGCCTGCAGGACACACTGGCCCAAACCGGCACGGCCATCAGAAACCCAGCTGCCCCGGACCCGAAGGCTCGAACCCCGCGCCCAATGGTGCCCCGAAGCTGGGCATGGTCTCTCCTCATATTCAACCTGCTGGCCTTGGGGATTCTGTTGATCTTTCTCCTTGGACGCTGATCCGCCGCTTCATCCTGTGGCTGGAAGCAAGAAAATCCGTTCGGGCGCATTTAAATCGGCCCATTTTTCCCAAAATTTTCCAAATTTGATGAATCCCTAACCCCGATTTTCCATCTTACTTCTAAAATGTCTGTCCGTCCTCATTCGGCCCAGAGCTTGATTCTCAAAAATCCGAATTTCATAAACCAGCAATTTAAAGGCATATATAAAGGAGGCACATTTTATGTGGGTAGCTGAATTTTTTCACGTCGTGTTCGGGATTTTCTGGATTGGCCTGCTTTGGTTTTTCAATATCATTCAGGTTTCCAGCATGCCCCAATTGACGGAACAGGGAGCTGCCAAACCTTATACCCAGGTCGTCCTGCCGAAAGCCCTCTGGTGGTTTCGTCATATGGCTTGGCTGACCGTCGTGTCGGGAATCATTTACTACGGCGTCGGCCGTGGCCAGGTGGAAGGTATTCCCAGCATGACGATTCACATCGGTATGGTTTTGGGTATCATCATGATGATCAACGTCTGGGCATTCATCTGGCCCAATCAGAAAAAGATCATCGCGGGCGAACTGGAAGGCGATGCGCTGGCCAAAGCGAAAAAGACAGCTTTTGTGGCAAGCCGCACCAATGCCATCCTGTCCATCCCCATGCTGATGTGCATGATCGTGGCCAACCACGGAAGTTGGACATTCTAAGCACCAAAAAAGCGGAATTAAAGAAGCGGCCGGGTTCGTTGAGAACCCGGCCGCTTTTTTGTTTAAATTTCATTCCCGATTCCGGTAAGCGCCGCGAAAATGCCTGACACCCGGACCTCCCGCAACCCAGAAATCCGTTTTCTCTCTGGCCAATAAACCTTTATAATTAAAGGCATGGCCAATACCCCCAAGAAATACAATTCCCCCCAAAAAGGGGCCAAAGGCAGGTCTCCGGCCGGTTCCGGAAACGCTTCGAAACCCAAGCCTCCCTCTTCCGGGAAAATACGACCGTCAAACAAGCCAAAAAGAAAATCGCCTCGGGCAAGGAGAATGATCCGCCTGGTCAAAAGGGTCATGTGGGGTTTCGCCGCAATGGTATTCCTGGGCGTTCTGGTTCTCGCCGGGCTAGCCTATTTCGTGGATGTAAAATCCCTGAAAGGGTCTCTCACCCAGACCCTTACCGAAGCCACCGGTATGAATGTGAAAATCGAAGGGCTTGCCTACGATTTTCACGACGGGTTCGGGCTGAAAGCCGACGGCGTGAGTGTTGAGTCCATGGACGGAAAGGATAAATTCGTTTCCGCCAAAACCCTTTTCGTTCATGTTTACCTCATGCCCCTGCTTGCGGGAAAAGTGGAGGTGAAGACCATCGATCTCATTCAGCCCGTGGTCACCATCTATCTCAATCAGGTCGTGGAGGAAGACAAACCCGAAGAGGCCAAAACCGAAAAAAAGACGATGATACGGTAGTCAATTCCATCCGCGGCACCTTCCGCAATTTTCACCTGGCGATCGACAACATCGGCGTCGAAAAGGGACGCATCTACTGGATCAAGCGCAAGGGCGGCAAAGCCATCGACCAGCAGATGATGCGCATGTCCGGAGTCATCCAGATTTCCCGACCCAGCAATCAAAAACTGGACCTGACGCTGACCGATCTCGATGTTTACATGGACAAACTGCATTTGTTTGGCGACCTCGCCATCCATGAAGTGCTGGCGCCCAAGGCCGAACTCGATGTGCATCTGGAACTGAACCGGTTTCATCTTGAGGACCTGAAATCCATCAATTTTTTCATTCCTGTCGACCCCTCAAAAATTCTGGAGGAATATAATCCACAGGGAAATTTTGAATTGCTTCAGGCAGAGATGCAGGTACCTCTGGACGCTCTGGAGGACGGGGACAAATTCACGAAGCAGTCGGTGATTCAGGCACATCTGGTGGGAAACAAAGTCTCTGTTAGTGCCGCCGGGCGAATTTATCCATTCGATCACATGGACAGCCACGTTATCTGGCGAGAGGGCAACCTGAACCATCACCTCGACCTGGACATGGGTGGGGGTCGGATCGAGC
Coding sequences within it:
- a CDS encoding aldo/keto reductase; its protein translation is MRTVSVKGLDIPWSVITFGCWQIAPSGGWGDYATPEEADASVKAALDGGITAFDTAEGYGDGESERRLGKALGSKKNDVLIISKIWPDADLTRPAYEERLDGTLKALDRDYVDVYLVHWPGTFFNSPEKSRKLCEIMQALKDSGKARTVGLSNFDSTDLQLLGDRAGTFTINQIPYNLLQREYEGRTLDACKQNKIGYMIYSPTARGLLAGRTDAAARKAPTRREYYLYQEPYFSNSKPVREEVEAIAQELNTAPVNVSLAWVLAQDNVVTAVVGSKKSEQIREFAQAGDLILSPGHMQRLMEASGRFHAASKIA
- a CDS encoding urate hydroxylase PuuD; the protein is MWVAEFFHVVFGIFWIGLLWFFNIIQVSSMPQLTEQGAAKPYTQVVLPKALWWFRHMAWLTVVSGIIYYGVGRGQVEGIPSMTIHIGMVLGIIMMINVWAFIWPNQKKIIAGELEGDALAKAKKTAFVASRTNAILSIPMLMCMIVANHGSWTF